A genome region from Eurosta solidaginis isolate ZX-2024a chromosome 2, ASM4086904v1, whole genome shotgun sequence includes the following:
- the LOC137241083 gene encoding uncharacterized protein translates to MTTKYNEKLQRDLMRAIAVRALMNASGDNCFCPVKKPTKFIVTLKPVVKVPNADPFINIQPKFSACTCNTKSSEKTTLTPEQIHVRNNTEALKGKTLLNAFRVLTNSKFISIDPKYNYGNSGILSPSCDKLRLAGGGGGRSVTNENVLLQVREPAKNDGTCECTKHPDRPAPGRVTLSKSTKPAEVKRSKEKICNQDRIYHILQRNCYDETLREMQPRCHIVCTTGENPGKVKQPKKEKKQTQKTTKERAELRKELEQEVDGPTCVEKAIGTSDFSCTTPPQQQEPPPPKAMEKLAWDPLKYFGISCSQENKQEDENCEQKAPCPLSMFPFPRIRKPVSSEAEDCQFDIESHQAAKSTEKAPRKLDKVARPCDSKAQQTAPACPALVEKPPVHEREIHYEPHTRPPDVSSEIIAQQCHRIKKLEQQVDQMRHELSRMKNEIIPADDMLRCTALTSKLRELTALLADLKNRHAEAIATVIMTQKQQGKEKREQTFDTPPSHAPEPSMQPRPETRAEQVQTCFADSYKDELSQTNATFGWRPFVDEATQSSPPSTVRVTPRNTSSVPPSSHTSSVASATNLPCRHNTGEIPLQKSPSFCPHCQCSDHPRCTYVETNLCGEIHALLQQHPPCDVLLSVLLQPNNLYHVNVSVTSTGKPLGCIYATEQAINEAVEADVFNRFLTFFIVDARISMQQKDKILAHTFEFFKN, encoded by the exons ATGACCACAAAATAcaatgaaaaactacaaaggGATTTGATGAGAGCTATCGCTGTGCGGGCGCTCATGAACGCTAGTGGAGATAA CTGCTTTTGTCCTGTGAAGAAACCAACCAAATTCATTGTTACGCTTAAGCCAGTCGTCAAAGTGCCCAACGCAGATCCTTTTATTAATATTCAACCAAAATTTAGCGCTTGTACTTGCAATACAAAAAGCTCAGAAAAAACCACACTGACCCCAGAACAAATTCACGTGCGCAATAATACGGAAGCCTTAAAAGGAAAAACGCTTTTGA ATGCCTTTCGCGTGCTCACCAACTCCAAATTCATCTCTATCGATCCAAAATATAATTACGGAAACAGTGGCATACTCTCACCATCTTGCGATAAGCTGCGTCTAGCCGGAGGTGGAGGGGGAAGAAGTGTTACCAATGAAAATGTTTTATTACAGGTTAGAGAGCCAGCAAAAAATGATGGAACATGCGAGTGCACAAAACACCCTGATCGCCCAGCGCCAGGGAGAGTTACGCTGAGTAAAAGTACAAAGCCTGCCGAAGTTAAAAGAAGCAAAGAGAAGATATGCAATCAAGATCGAATATATCATATATTACAACGAAATTGTTATGATGAAACTTTGAGAGAAATGCAACCGAGATGTCATATAGTTTGTACGACTGGCGAAAATCCTGGAAAGGTGAAGCAGCCcaagaaagagaaaaaacaaacacaaaaaacaacaaaagaacgAGCTGAATTGCGAAAAGAGTTGGAGCAAGAAGTTGACGGACCAACTTGTGTAGAAAAAGCCATTGGCACAAGCGACTTTTCATGCACAACACCACCACAACAGCAAGAACCACCGCCACCGAAGGCTATGGAAAAGCTTGCGTGGGATCCATTGAAATATTTTGGTATCAGCTGTTCTCAAGAAAACAAACAAGAAGACGAAAATTGTGAACAAAAAGCACCATGTCCACTTAGTATGTTTCCATTTCCACGCATTAGAAAGCCTGTTTCTAGTGAAGCAGAAGACTGTCAGTTTGATATTGAATCACACCAAGCTGCAAAAAGTACGGAAAAGGCACCACGTAAACTTGACAAAGTTGCACGACCTTGTGACTCAAAAGCTCAACAAACCGCACCCGCTTGTCCAGCTTTAGTTGAGAAACCTCCTGTGCATGAAAGAGAGATCCACTATGAACCGCACACAAGACCACCAGATGTTAGTAGTGAGATTATTGCACAACAATGTCATCGCATAAAAAAATTGGAACAACAGGTAGATCAGATGCGTCATGAGCTTTCCAGAATGAAAAATGAAATCATACCAGCGGACGATATGTTACGCTGCACTGCGCTTACTTCGAAGCTACGTGAACTAACAGCATTGCTAGCCGATTTAAAAAATCGTCATGCGGAGGCCATAGCTACTGTGATTATGACACAAAAACAACAAGGTAAGGAAAAGCGAGAGCAAACTTTTGATACACCTCCAT CACACGCCCCTGAACCATCAATGCAACCCCGACCTGAAACAAGAGCTGAACAAGTTCAAACATGTTTTGCGGATAGCTATAAGGATGAACTTTCACAAACGAATGCCACATTTGGTTGGCGTCCCTTCGTTGACGAAGCCACACAAAGTTCACCACCATCCACGGTGCGCGTGACACCCAGAAATACATCCAGCGTACCACCTAGCAGTCATACCAGCTCAGTGGCTAGTGCTACGAACCTCCCTTGTCGTCACAATACGGGTGAAATACCATTGCAAAAATCACCCAGCTTTTGTCCTCATTGTCAGTGTAGCGATCATCCGCGTTGTACTTATGTGGAAACGAATTTGTGTGGCGAAATCCATGCACTTTTGCAACAACATCCACCATGCGATGTGCTCTTGTCGGTGCTACTGCAACCAAATAATTTATATCATGTAAATGTTTCAGTAACCAGCACTGGTAAGCCATTGGGTTGTATTTATGCCACAGAGCAGGCCATCAATGAGGCTGTCGAAGCGGATGTTTTCAATCGATTTCTCACATTTTTTATTGTGGATGCGCGAATTTCGATGCAACAGAAAGATAAAATTTTGGCGCATACTTTTGAGTTTTTCAAGAACTAA